The following is a genomic window from Aphis gossypii isolate Hap1 chromosome X, ASM2018417v2, whole genome shotgun sequence.
TTTGCtcatacatgtattttaatcaGGTCTAGTCATACTGCCTGTAATCctgttattaaagtttttagggaatggattatttttaaatataaaacaatctaAACATAATAGTAAATGAGGATTGAAGAAACTAATTATGTACTTACCTACAATACCtattgcaaataaaaaaaaactcgtaaTATGGGAGTTACATGACtaggtataggtacgtattattccttattagttattaaataggtacattaagaGTTAGGTATTAGTGGTATTACTTCAAACACAATACATATAcgatacataaatttaatggttttttgtCTTCTCGTAtagcttttaataataataataataataataatttattaaaaaatattagtcttaaatcatataaatccGGAGACTGAGCAGAGCAGTGTTGCCAATGTAGTGACAAATGCATCACTATCTACGATACCGTATACGTTCGATTCCTAATTGTCAGCATTTGCTTACATCATCATCGAGTCTGCGGCTAGCGGTCTCGTAAAAAGCCATTCGTGCGCGCATGTACATTGGTAGCGCTAGTCTAGTAGTGGAAATAGCTTCGCAGCTAGACACGGACACGTTCGCGTTCTACTTGACAACTGAACGGCGCGGCGTCAAGACTCGATATTTCCGTTtcgtatacattttcattcgTAAAGCCAtaggtaagtaataagtatattgatGTCTGCAaaccttataaattattttattttgtatcaatCATTCTATTTTTGGTTGCAGAAATATCGatgtaaaactttataatatttactgtttataCAGTATTTCTATATTGTACTACATTGATGATTTTTGTAACTTCAAAAAAAACACTAGGCAGGTACACTATATATTTGttcaaatgaaatttaaatcggctgaaatgtcataaaattgaaaaataaaataaaagaagtaAACTTCTTAAGATGAGACCATGTAATTCGTATATTTTGCGTTGATTAACGTTGTTTAGGTCAAACAACCTATAGTCAGATGTTATCGCAAAATGTCGTACCTACCAAAAACACCGTATCCATACctactaattaattacaattcgTATTTTATCATACTAAAACTTACATAATGTAAATGTCACGATCGTCATTTTCAATTGTGGTAAAATTccatttgtattatgtttttcgtCATCccagaataaaataagtactatcattagttaacctaacctttcACAACTGGTACCCGTTATTAGGTACCTGTACAATATACGTACGAGTATCTTCCTATAACTCAAGTCACAGTTACTTTCCAGCGacaaaacgaaataataataataatatttaaatttatcgtcTGTAGCTATTATTAGAAACCgaaaaatacataactatacgtatattataaattttgtaacgACTCGTGTCGCAGTGGTTTTTCTCTTTTGGCCGACATGATGGACGCCTTCGTGAGAACGAGTCGCAGCGGTCACGCGGACCGGATACCCGCGGCCAAGGCGTCCGCCGCGTTCGTCGTGTTCCTGTTGTCGTTCGTCTGCGGAGTGTTACCGCTGAAACTGGCCGACCGCTGGCCGCTGACCGCGGAGTACACGACCCGCATTTCCCGGAAGCCGACGGTCGCGTCGCTGATGTCGTGCTTCGGCGCGGGCGTGCTGCTGTTCACCGCGCTCGTCCACCTGCAGCCGGACGTCCGGCAGTCGGTGCGCGGGCTCCAGGCGGCCGGCCGGCTGCCCGACGCCGACCACTTCGGCGACCTGATATTCTGCATCGGGTTCTTCGCGGCGTTCGCCATCTACGAGACGATGAACCGGAAGGTGCGCGGCGGCCGCGACCGCCGGACCGCGGACGTGGCCGGCCAGCCGCCCGCCGGGTCGTACCACTGCAGCCTGTTCGTCGCCGTGCTCGCGCTGTCGTCGCACGACACGTTCCTGGGCTTTTCCGCCGGCATGCGGCCACCGGGCCCCGGCGGCGTGTGGCGCGCGTTCGCCGCGCTGGCCGCCAACAAGCTGATCGTCGCGTACTGTCTGGGCCAGGAGCTGGCCTGGTCCGGCGCCCGGAAAACCGCGGTGGTCGCGTGCTCCGCGCTGTTCGCCGTGGTCACGCCCGTCGGCGTGGCGGCCGGCATGGCGCTGTCCCAGTGCTGTTTCCCGGCCACCGCCGCCGACCGGTCGCCCGACATCGTGGAGGTCTCCTCGCAGGGGCTGGCCGCCGGTTCGCTGGCGTTCGTCGTGTTCTTCGACGTGCTGCCCAGACAGAAGCTGTCCGGCATGACGCACATGCTGTCCACCGTCGTCGGGTTCAGCTTCATGCAACTGTTACAGATCGTCagtgagtacctacctatattataatatgtacctaatataatattattgtattatgacaCGCCGCCGTTCCGTATAGGTCTTTTCGTTGCAACGCGCGTACCTATATCGTGTGCGTTACACAACACGTAGGTGCCCGatgatataaattgttttcaaaaaaaaaattcatataggtacctaagtgATTATTCGTTCGTGCAGGgcggtatacctaatataatatacgaggaAATCGATCGATATCAAAAGCTTATACGAAACGCAAAGTAAAATACATcactgtttaaattatataatttactacctATAACAATGGATACGATTTTcgtattattgaaatgttcGTCCACGCTGCATACAAGTGTCAATACGCGTTATAGAATCCGGAGTTTTACGTGTTTTCAcccaaacgaaaaaaaaatgtaaacaatataataggtatatcagGTAGATGTAGGTACATTCTATAATAATCtactaataaagttatttgttaaaattaatatagcttataaaatcaattaattactatgtagtataatagttactataatagtatgatgatgataacataataattcgcTTTAGAATACCGACGCGGTAATCTTTAATATGCACATTATTAAGGTTTTGTCTAACAGAACGCGTAATTTATGTAGCGgcgttattatgtaattttgtacAACGTTGCGTTCTAGCGTCGCGTTCTAGCGCGGTGTTGtacaaaatcacaaaataacgCGTTCTGTTTTTATCAAAcctttatacgtataatattacgtcACGGGAGGTCTTCACTGGAAGTCGTAACTCATAAGTCAATAGTATCTACTGTAAACTGTactgttattaaatgtttttaaataacaccGATATAGAT
Proteins encoded in this region:
- the LOC126552735 gene encoding zinc transporter ZIP1-like is translated as MMDAFVRTSRSGHADRIPAAKASAAFVVFLLSFVCGVLPLKLADRWPLTAEYTTRISRKPTVASLMSCFGAGVLLFTALVHLQPDVRQSVRGLQAAGRLPDADHFGDLIFCIGFFAAFAIYETMNRKVRGGRDRRTADVAGQPPAGSYHCSLFVAVLALSSHDTFLGFSAGMRPPGPGGVWRAFAALAANKLIVAYCLGQELAWSGARKTAVVACSALFAVVTPVGVAAGMALSQCCFPATAADRSPDIVEVSSQGLAAGSLAFVVFFDVLPRQKLSGMTHMLSTVVGFSFMQLLQIVIHD